Proteins from one Leptospira bourretii genomic window:
- the hisD gene encoding histidinol dehydrogenase, protein MPIPILRSDRNSKKELDRFLSGAKEDLSSATAKILPILEAVRTRGDKALIEYTEKFDGIQLHSVSLDPHSIQTNLDQNVKEAFLRAKSNIEAFHEAQKRESWSRTIDGNRLGVKYTPIPSLSVYAPGGKALYPSSVLMGVIPAKIAGVKNIQLITPPQKDGLPDILVWLCQILEVNRIVTIGGAQGIAAAAYGTESIPKSEFIVGPGNAYVAAAKSYLAGQGIIGIDSPAGPSEVCIIADSSANPKWIACDMLSQAEHGEDSSAILLTTEEDFAKKVSEELEKAFVARPKRLEMKQNSIYKNSAILVFPSIEDCIWFSNELAPEHLEIQTKDNESVFSKIEHAGSVFIGPYSPVAMGDYISGTNHILPTARGSRIYSSLGVDTFLKRVTFQEVTKESLETLYPFVKLMSELEGLDEEHGTSVKVRTEESL, encoded by the coding sequence ATGCCGATTCCCATTTTACGTTCCGACAGAAATTCTAAAAAAGAATTGGATCGTTTCCTTTCGGGAGCGAAAGAAGACCTGAGTTCTGCTACGGCAAAAATCCTTCCAATCTTAGAGGCCGTTCGAACGAGGGGAGACAAAGCCCTTATCGAATACACAGAAAAATTTGACGGGATTCAGTTACATTCGGTTAGCCTTGATCCGCATTCCATACAAACAAATCTAGATCAAAATGTGAAAGAAGCCTTCCTTCGGGCTAAATCGAATATCGAAGCCTTTCACGAGGCACAAAAAAGAGAGTCATGGTCAAGGACCATTGATGGCAACCGATTGGGTGTCAAATACACTCCCATTCCTTCTCTTTCTGTTTATGCTCCTGGTGGGAAGGCACTGTATCCATCTAGTGTTCTCATGGGTGTGATCCCTGCCAAAATTGCAGGAGTCAAAAATATCCAACTCATCACTCCGCCACAAAAAGATGGTCTTCCGGATATTCTTGTTTGGCTCTGCCAAATTTTGGAAGTAAATCGCATTGTCACAATCGGTGGAGCACAGGGAATTGCAGCAGCCGCTTACGGAACTGAATCCATTCCAAAATCAGAATTCATTGTTGGTCCTGGAAATGCATATGTAGCAGCCGCAAAATCGTATTTAGCTGGGCAAGGAATCATTGGTATTGATAGTCCTGCTGGCCCAAGTGAGGTTTGTATTATTGCTGATTCTTCTGCTAACCCAAAATGGATCGCCTGTGATATGTTATCGCAAGCAGAACATGGGGAAGATTCTTCTGCCATTTTACTCACAACAGAGGAAGATTTTGCAAAAAAGGTAAGTGAAGAATTGGAAAAAGCCTTTGTTGCACGCCCCAAACGTTTAGAGATGAAACAAAATTCCATTTATAAAAATTCAGCTATTTTGGTTTTTCCGAGTATAGAAGATTGTATTTGGTTTTCGAATGAGTTGGCTCCCGAACATTTAGAAATTCAAACAAAAGATAACGAATCCGTTTTTTCAAAAATTGAACATGCCGGCAGTGTTTTTATTGGTCCATATTCTCCAGTGGCTATGGGGGATTATATTAGTGGCACCAATCATATCCTTCCCACTGCCAGAGGGAGTCGAATTTATTCTTCTCTTGGAGTGGATACATTTTTGAAACGAGTAACTTTCCAAGAAGTAACAAAAGAATCCTTAGAAACACTTTATCCATTTGTAAAATTGATGTCGGAATTAGAGGGATTGGATGAAGAGCATGGAACTAGTGTTAAGGTTCGTACAGAGGAATCATTGTGA